In a genomic window of Barnesiella propionica:
- a CDS encoding Sec-independent protein translocase subunit TatA/TatB translates to MMTPLFIGGIGMQEVLLIALVVLLFFGGKKIPELMKGIGKGVRSFKEGMNEMKQEIETEPEKKK, encoded by the coding sequence ATGATGACACCCTTGTTTATCGGCGGTATCGGCATGCAGGAAGTGCTGCTGATCGCACTCGTGGTATTGCTGTTTTTCGGCGGCAAAAAGATTCCCGAACTGATGAAAGGCATTGGCAAAGGAGTACGTTCATTCAAGGAAGGGATGAACGAGATGAAGCAGGAGATAGAAACGGAACCTGAAAAAAAGAAATAA
- a CDS encoding AraC family transcriptional regulator: MNEEQDIYSFWSIHAASHAYHLFPRYTLVYLYSGQLHLRNQCGEALSIVRGDCAFIGRDSYSHLYAEPEVDAPCRMLYFSFPRHFLCEFYQTLDSSFRKHTMEALPALHLLSACPGIESFFQSLVPYLHRKQLLPEALLQLKTIEVAYTLINMDKRYAANLFDFAGKCGMDVFDLLKPRVERDIVWKEFPFEPDNKLN, encoded by the coding sequence ATGAACGAAGAACAGGATATTTATTCTTTTTGGTCAATTCATGCGGCTTCCCATGCCTACCACCTTTTTCCCCGATACACGCTGGTTTATTTGTATAGCGGGCAGTTGCATTTGCGGAACCAGTGCGGTGAAGCATTGAGTATCGTCCGGGGAGATTGTGCCTTTATCGGAAGGGACAGTTACTCGCATCTTTATGCAGAACCGGAGGTGGATGCCCCATGTAGGATGTTGTACTTTTCGTTTCCAAGACATTTCCTTTGCGAGTTTTACCAAACACTGGACAGCTCGTTTCGGAAACATACAATGGAAGCTCTTCCGGCTCTGCATCTCTTGTCGGCGTGTCCCGGGATAGAGAGTTTCTTCCAGTCATTAGTCCCTTACCTTCACCGGAAGCAACTTTTGCCGGAAGCACTATTGCAGTTAAAAACGATAGAAGTTGCTTATACCTTAATAAATATGGACAAACGATACGCGGCCAATTTGTTCGACTTTGCTGGAAAGTGCGGAATGGACGTGTTCGACCTGTTGAAGCCACGGGTAGAAAGAGACATCGTCTGGAAAGAATTTCCATTTGAGCCTGATAACAAACTTAATTGA
- the tatC gene encoding twin-arginine translocase subunit TatC codes for MATENRQSFWDHLDVLRAAIVKIALVTVGFGMVAFFFKEQLFSVVLAPKSDGFITYRLFNRIAAWSGGLSESFSVRLINTGLAQQFIIHMKTALCAGVLCASPYILYQLFRFVSPALYENERRYVTRVVGGGYVMFGLGVLISYFLIFPLTFRFLGTYQVSGEVDNLITLDSYISTLVMMCLAMGLVFEIPMLSWLFAKLGFLSDGFMRRYRKHAVVIILVVAAIITPTSDVFTLSLVALPMWILYEVSILIVNKAAKNSEP; via the coding sequence ATGGCGACGGAGAACAGACAATCCTTTTGGGACCATCTCGACGTGTTGCGGGCAGCGATTGTAAAGATTGCCCTCGTAACCGTCGGGTTCGGCATGGTGGCGTTCTTTTTCAAGGAACAACTCTTTTCGGTCGTACTCGCCCCCAAGAGCGACGGCTTCATTACCTACCGCCTTTTCAACCGGATCGCGGCATGGAGCGGAGGCTTGTCCGAATCTTTCTCCGTCCGGCTCATCAACACGGGACTGGCACAGCAGTTCATTATTCACATGAAGACTGCACTATGTGCCGGAGTGTTGTGCGCTTCGCCGTATATCCTTTACCAGTTGTTCCGATTCGTATCGCCTGCACTTTATGAAAACGAACGGCGGTATGTCACGCGGGTGGTCGGGGGCGGCTACGTGATGTTCGGTTTGGGGGTATTGATCAGCTACTTTCTGATCTTTCCGCTGACATTCCGCTTTTTGGGAACATATCAGGTCAGTGGTGAGGTGGATAATCTCATTACCCTCGATTCGTATATATCAACGCTGGTGATGATGTGCCTTGCGATGGGGCTCGTTTTTGAAATCCCCATGCTTTCGTGGCTCTTTGCCAAGTTGGGATTCCTTTCGGACGGTTTCATGCGTCGTTACCGGAAACATGCGGTTGTGATAATTCTTGTCGTGGCGGCAATCATTACCCCGACTTCGGATGTCTTCACGTTGTCGCTCGTAGCCCTGCCGATGTGGATACTTTACGAGGTGAGTATTCTAATCGTAAATAAAGCAGCGAAAAATAGTGAGCCTTAA
- a CDS encoding ATP-binding protein, producing MDYADIQPLLNAYHRKLATTDLRFKRYLYDRINWDVRLVGIKGARGVGKTTMLMQHIKETFDNIDDVLYVSLDNLWFENHRLEELVEFLYTHGVMHIYFDEVHKYKNWTALLKYFYDSYPDLNIVYTGSAMLAIENSVADLSRRQSLYTLTGLSFREYLEYEGIATIPSIELEKLLVNHTKYALDVTSEIKVLKHFDRYLQIGYYPYYKEAGEDYLMRVGEVARLVIDSDIPAVEDITYTTAQKIKKLLMVIAENVPLEPNINKLSSQLESTRDQTLKMLYLLDRAGLLWLLTNKIKDYKHLTGPKKIYLNNANLMYALSGKVSEGTMRETFFANQVGAITTLTMPKQGDFMADGKYLFEVGGSRKTFDQIANLPNSYLAIDDIETGNGNRIPLWMFGCLY from the coding sequence ATGGATTATGCGGATATTCAGCCTTTATTAAATGCCTATCATCGAAAACTCGCTACGACCGATTTGCGTTTCAAACGATATTTGTATGACCGGATTAACTGGGATGTTCGACTGGTGGGAATAAAAGGAGCGCGTGGTGTCGGTAAGACCACCATGCTAATGCAACATATCAAGGAAACATTTGACAACATAGACGATGTATTATATGTTTCGCTTGACAATTTGTGGTTTGAGAATCATAGATTGGAGGAGTTAGTTGAATTCCTCTATACGCATGGTGTGATGCATATTTATTTCGATGAAGTACACAAGTATAAGAATTGGACGGCATTGCTCAAATACTTCTATGACAGTTATCCTGACTTGAATATTGTCTATACCGGATCTGCTATGCTTGCTATCGAAAATTCGGTGGCGGATTTGTCCCGCAGACAATCGCTTTACACTCTTACTGGGTTATCGTTCCGAGAATATCTCGAATATGAGGGCATTGCAACGATTCCATCCATCGAATTGGAAAAATTGCTTGTAAACCATACAAAATATGCGCTGGATGTTACTTCTGAAATAAAAGTGCTGAAACATTTTGACCGATATCTTCAGATAGGATATTATCCCTACTATAAAGAGGCAGGGGAGGATTACTTGATGCGAGTTGGAGAGGTTGCACGACTTGTTATCGATAGCGATATTCCTGCCGTTGAAGATATTACTTACACGACCGCACAGAAAATCAAGAAACTCTTGATGGTTATTGCCGAGAATGTTCCCTTAGAACCGAACATCAATAAACTCTCGTCACAATTGGAGTCAACGCGTGACCAGACACTTAAAATGTTGTATCTGTTAGATCGCGCTGGGTTGCTGTGGTTACTTACTAATAAAATCAAAGACTACAAGCACTTGACCGGACCGAAAAAGATATATCTTAATAATGCCAATCTGATGTACGCCCTTTCTGGCAAAGTCTCGGAAGGGACGATGCGTGAAACATTTTTTGCTAATCAGGTTGGAGCAATTACGACTCTGACAATGCCCAAGCAGGGCGATTTTATGGCCGATGGCAAGTATTTGTTTGAGGTTGGTGGAAGTCGCAAAACATTCGATCAGATTGCAAATCTTCCGAATAGTTATCTTGCTATTGATGATATTGAAACTGGCAACGGTAATAGAATTCCGCTTTGGATGTTTGGGTGTTTGTATTAA
- a CDS encoding DUF6282 family protein: MKDKQGLSRRDFIRNSMIAGGAMLLSGMLPSKAGIPTFTDSEDFNFSGTDELLRGVSDIHLHAAPDSKARLGNELEFARAAHDAGYKSMLFKSNDFSSHDRAYLIRQVLPDFEVFGSLCMNRVHGEKVNTFAAEKAVNTTGNLCRCIWMPTQDAVYQNIRYHGKKEGIPVLDDNGHVLPEVVRVMEICAEANIIFATGHSSSEESITLARKAREVGVKKFVVTHANSGIWKMTYDQIKRCIDSGAWIEYSYITNLWGPGTGLPDFERMSDKEFAGFVRIAPEHSIITTDLGQVGMPHPVEGMRRCIRALLENGLSQQQVNYMVRDNPATLVGLSAI, encoded by the coding sequence ATGAAAGATAAACAAGGTCTGTCACGCCGGGATTTTATTCGTAATTCCATGATTGCAGGAGGAGCCATGCTCCTTTCCGGCATGTTACCGTCGAAAGCCGGGATACCGACGTTTACTGATAGTGAAGATTTTAATTTTTCGGGAACAGATGAATTGCTGCGCGGTGTCAGCGATATTCATCTGCACGCTGCCCCGGACTCCAAAGCCCGCTTGGGAAATGAACTGGAATTTGCCCGTGCCGCTCATGATGCCGGATATAAATCCATGTTGTTCAAATCTAATGATTTCAGTAGTCATGACAGGGCATATTTAATTCGTCAGGTATTGCCGGATTTCGAGGTGTTCGGAAGCCTTTGCATGAATCGGGTACATGGAGAAAAAGTGAACACGTTCGCTGCGGAAAAGGCTGTGAATACAACAGGCAACCTTTGCCGTTGCATCTGGATGCCTACACAGGATGCTGTTTACCAGAATATCCGGTATCATGGGAAAAAAGAGGGTATTCCCGTGTTGGATGACAATGGGCATGTCCTGCCGGAAGTCGTGCGGGTAATGGAAATATGTGCTGAAGCAAACATCATTTTCGCTACCGGGCACTCTTCCTCCGAAGAAAGTATCACGCTGGCCCGTAAAGCCCGTGAAGTCGGTGTAAAGAAATTCGTTGTAACTCATGCCAATTCCGGCATCTGGAAAATGACCTACGACCAAATAAAACGATGTATTGATTCCGGGGCATGGATTGAGTACAGTTATATAACCAACTTATGGGGCCCGGGTACGGGATTACCAGACTTTGAACGGATGAGCGACAAGGAGTTTGCGGGGTTCGTCCGTATAGCCCCGGAACACAGCATCATAACGACAGACCTCGGGCAAGTGGGAATGCCCCATCCAGTTGAAGGTATGCGTCGCTGTATCCGGGCGTTGCTCGAAAACGGGTTGTCGCAGCAACAAGTCAATTACATGGTACGCGACAATCCGGCGACACTTGTCGGATTGTCGGCAATATAA
- a CDS encoding flavodoxin → MEKKILLLLAWLMLAVTGCSANDPQTDSPDTLPVEKPEEPTEPSGNRKILIVYFSHTGNTRTIAGYIHDTVKSDLVEIETVDTYTDDYDTLLAQIREEVATEYCPPLTTRIEDIDLYDVIFIGYPIWVETAAPPIRSFLTTHDLAGKTVVPFCTSGTSSAEASYRLIRSLCPQSTVLEGIQIRRGTYDTAYDRVIAWLQKIGIVELNQEENDER, encoded by the coding sequence ATGGAAAAGAAGATTTTATTGCTTTTAGCATGGCTTATGTTAGCCGTAACAGGCTGTTCAGCCAATGATCCCCAAACGGATTCACCGGACACTCTTCCGGTCGAAAAACCGGAAGAACCCACGGAGCCTTCGGGAAACAGAAAAATTCTGATTGTCTATTTTTCCCACACGGGCAACACACGGACGATTGCCGGTTATATTCATGATACGGTAAAGAGCGACCTTGTGGAGATCGAAACCGTAGATACTTACACCGATGACTATGACACTTTGCTGGCACAGATCAGGGAAGAAGTAGCGACCGAATATTGTCCGCCTCTCACAACCCGGATAGAGGACATCGATTTATACGATGTCATATTCATAGGTTATCCGATTTGGGTGGAAACGGCGGCCCCTCCTATCCGTTCTTTCCTGACAACACACGACCTTGCCGGAAAAACCGTTGTGCCATTCTGCACCAGTGGAACCAGTTCTGCCGAGGCGAGCTATCGGCTCATTCGTTCCCTTTGCCCGCAATCTACCGTTTTGGAGGGCATACAGATTCGCAGAGGAACATACGACACCGCATACGACCGTGTTATCGCATGGTTACAAAAAATCGGTATTGTCGAACTGAATCAAGAAGAAAACGATGAAAGATAA
- a CDS encoding dihydrofolate reductase family protein yields MKPYIISHMMTSVDGRIDCPMVGKLSTDEYYIALEKLGSCSKLSGRVTTALECTAVKEESSRMEGTPIGRTSIYVARKSDEYTIVVDTHGKLRWQADEADGHPLLCIVSEEVPEAYLETLRQQGISWIAAGKGRIDLPKAMEALSEHFGVKRLAIVGGGHICGGFLEAGLIDEVSIMVAPGIDGRKGQIAVFDGIADTGCNPFHLKLESVEQWPTDIVWLRYKMK; encoded by the coding sequence ATGAAACCTTATATTATCAGTCATATGATGACATCCGTCGATGGCCGCATTGACTGCCCGATGGTCGGAAAACTGAGTACGGATGAATACTATATCGCATTAGAGAAACTCGGTTCTTGCTCGAAACTTTCCGGGCGGGTGACTACCGCTTTGGAATGTACGGCTGTCAAAGAGGAATCTTCCCGAATGGAGGGAACCCCGATAGGCAGGACTTCCATTTATGTCGCCAGAAAATCGGACGAATACACCATTGTAGTAGATACACATGGGAAACTGCGCTGGCAGGCGGATGAAGCAGACGGGCATCCGTTGCTCTGCATCGTCAGCGAGGAAGTACCCGAAGCGTATCTGGAAACACTCCGGCAGCAAGGCATTTCTTGGATTGCGGCCGGGAAAGGACGAATCGACTTGCCCAAAGCTATGGAAGCCCTGTCCGAGCATTTCGGGGTTAAACGCCTTGCAATAGTCGGGGGCGGGCATATCTGCGGCGGATTTTTAGAGGCCGGACTGATTGATGAAGTCAGTATCATGGTAGCCCCCGGCATTGACGGACGCAAGGGGCAGATTGCCGTTTTCGATGGTATAGCCGACACGGGATGCAACCCGTTCCACCTGAAACTGGAAAGCGTGGAGCAGTGGCCGACGGATATAGTCTGGCTGCGCTACAAGATGAAATAA
- a CDS encoding flavodoxin has product MKRLFICLLLLVPVMTFAGCSEGNDEPQAETPDTPDNPGDNEDNDDGSGTVKPGNGKILIAWFSRWGNTNYASDVDASTGASIIIDKGTRRGTTEVVARYIQTAVGGDLHLIETTAPYPTEFDDVRDQNHAEQAAGTLPSLKNSIENMDQYDVVFIGYPVWATDVPQAVLSFLSAYDFSGKTVVPFCTHDGYGAGSSYRSVQTSASGANVPDGIAIEATDVPSAESRVQSWLERIGIGREEPQGKSIRITAGGHTFTGEWLDTPLANEIRGMFPLTATLGRYGGREYYGSMPQRPTHTEEGQLRFENGDITYCPSNNTIAIFYAKADDPNMGQLTMRIILIGKVTSDLGIFDEMDSRLEFTFDNVQ; this is encoded by the coding sequence ATGAAACGATTATTCATATGTTTATTGCTGCTTGTTCCGGTAATGACTTTTGCCGGATGCAGCGAAGGGAATGATGAGCCACAGGCTGAAACTCCGGATACTCCTGACAATCCGGGGGACAATGAAGACAACGATGACGGCTCGGGAACGGTTAAACCCGGGAATGGAAAAATTCTGATTGCTTGGTTCAGCCGTTGGGGGAACACGAATTATGCCTCTGACGTGGATGCCTCGACCGGAGCAAGCATTATCATCGATAAAGGAACCCGCCGGGGTACAACCGAGGTGGTGGCCCGATATATCCAAACGGCTGTCGGTGGAGATTTGCATCTGATAGAAACGACCGCCCCGTATCCGACGGAGTTCGATGATGTCCGTGATCAGAATCACGCGGAGCAGGCGGCAGGAACACTTCCGTCACTTAAAAACAGCATTGAAAACATGGATCAATACGATGTGGTTTTCATCGGTTATCCCGTGTGGGCAACCGATGTTCCGCAGGCGGTACTTTCATTCCTTTCGGCCTATGATTTTTCGGGCAAGACCGTCGTGCCATTCTGTACCCATGACGGATATGGAGCCGGCAGCAGCTATCGTTCCGTGCAGACTTCCGCATCCGGTGCGAATGTCCCTGACGGAATCGCAATCGAGGCTACGGATGTACCTTCCGCAGAATCGCGGGTGCAGAGCTGGCTCGAACGAATCGGTATCGGGCGTGAAGAACCGCAAGGCAAGTCGATTCGTATTACTGCCGGCGGACATACTTTTACCGGAGAATGGCTTGACACACCGCTGGCGAATGAAATCAGGGGTATGTTTCCGCTGACTGCAACTTTAGGACGTTACGGCGGCCGCGAATATTACGGTTCCATGCCACAACGCCCCACCCATACCGAAGAAGGACAGCTCCGGTTCGAGAACGGCGACATCACCTATTGTCCTTCCAATAACACGATAGCCATCTTTTACGCGAAAGCTGATGACCCAAATATGGGACAACTTACCATGCGCATTATCCTGATAGGAAAAGTAACCTCTGATTTGGGGATTTTTGATGAGATGGACAGCCGTTTGGAGTTTACGTTCGATAATGTACAATAA
- a CDS encoding alpha/beta hydrolase, giving the protein MKIQAFAIMTLLAFTSCSVGNNKEKEIKSTDMDTLNLTQEWDKTFPQSEKVEHTKIIFHNRYGITLAADLYKPKNAQGTLPGIAVSGPYGAVKEQVSGRYAQTLAERGFLTIAFDPSFYGESGGTPRYLTSPEISTEDFSAAVDYLTTRKDVDSERIGILGICGWGGFALNAAANDPRIKATVTSTMYDMSRVNANGYFDAMSADDRYKLREQLNAQRTEDYRDDSYARDGGVLDPVTDDTPQFVKEYHDYYKTERGYHRRSPNSNEGITKTSVLSFINMPLLTYIGEIRSAVLMIHGAEAHSRYFSEDAYKRLTGDNKELLIIPGANHVDLYDNLDVIPFDKIDTFFKKVLKEK; this is encoded by the coding sequence ATGAAGATACAAGCATTTGCTATCATGACGTTGCTGGCTTTTACGAGTTGCAGTGTCGGTAATAACAAGGAAAAGGAGATAAAATCAACAGATATGGATACATTGAATTTGACACAGGAATGGGACAAGACATTTCCGCAGAGTGAGAAAGTGGAACACACGAAAATTATCTTCCACAATCGCTATGGCATCACGCTTGCCGCAGACTTGTATAAGCCGAAAAATGCGCAAGGAACTTTGCCCGGTATCGCCGTGAGCGGTCCTTATGGAGCGGTCAAGGAGCAGGTGTCGGGACGTTACGCCCAGACGCTTGCCGAGCGGGGATTCCTGACCATCGCTTTCGATCCCTCGTTTTATGGAGAGAGCGGGGGTACGCCCCGCTATCTGACCTCGCCGGAAATCAGCACGGAGGATTTCAGCGCGGCAGTCGATTACCTGACCACCCGCAAGGATGTCGATTCGGAGCGTATCGGTATTCTCGGCATCTGCGGCTGGGGCGGGTTCGCCCTTAATGCAGCGGCCAACGACCCACGTATCAAGGCAACCGTTACCTCTACCATGTACGATATGAGCCGTGTGAATGCCAACGGTTATTTCGATGCCATGTCGGCAGACGACCGCTACAAGTTACGCGAGCAGCTCAATGCCCAACGTACCGAAGATTATCGAGATGACAGCTATGCACGTGATGGCGGTGTACTCGATCCCGTAACGGACGATACTCCGCAATTCGTCAAGGAGTACCACGACTATTACAAAACGGAGCGAGGCTACCACCGTCGTTCCCCGAACTCCAATGAGGGAATTACGAAGACCAGCGTGTTATCATTCATCAATATGCCTCTACTTACCTATATCGGCGAGATCCGTAGTGCCGTGCTGATGATACACGGCGCCGAAGCTCACTCTCGCTATTTCAGCGAGGATGCCTATAAGCGGCTGACGGGCGATAACAAGGAACTGCTGATTATTCCGGGAGCTAACCATGTCGATTTGTACGACAACCTTGATGTGATTCCTTTCGATAAAATAGATACGTTCTTCAAAAAAGTCCTGAAAGAAAAATAA
- a CDS encoding flavodoxin family protein, whose amino-acid sequence MNVKGLLTMIVMLLFSLVSCSSEESATVGSGDTISEDAGKILIVYFSWGGNTRMVANHIHDLVGCDIVEVETVIPYPDSYEEVIQIAPGELESDYRPELKTKVENMDEYDTLIVGTPIWGGHLTPAMKSFLAGYDLSGKYIAPFCTHGGSGTAQSVSDIRSVCPNSTLLGSLAVYGNRAENSREDVEKWLKQIGIIE is encoded by the coding sequence ATGAACGTAAAAGGATTATTGACAATGATAGTTATGCTGCTATTCAGCCTTGTTTCTTGCAGCAGTGAAGAATCGGCAACGGTAGGATCGGGAGATACGATTTCAGAAGATGCCGGAAAAATTCTCATTGTCTATTTCTCATGGGGTGGAAATACCCGAATGGTTGCCAACCACATACACGATCTTGTCGGTTGCGATATAGTGGAAGTGGAGACAGTTATTCCTTATCCCGATTCTTACGAGGAGGTAATACAAATTGCCCCCGGAGAGTTGGAGAGCGATTATCGCCCGGAATTGAAAACAAAGGTGGAGAACATGGACGAGTACGACACGCTGATTGTCGGAACCCCCATCTGGGGCGGGCATCTTACCCCGGCCATGAAGAGCTTTCTGGCAGGTTACGATCTGTCGGGAAAGTACATAGCACCCTTCTGTACGCATGGTGGCAGTGGCACGGCTCAAAGCGTGTCCGATATCCGTTCGGTATGCCCCAACTCGACATTACTCGGCAGTTTGGCCGTGTATGGAAACCGGGCTGAAAACTCTCGGGAAGACGTTGAAAAATGGCTCAAACAAATAGGTATTATCGAATAA
- a CDS encoding flavodoxin: protein MKKFLYLLFAAFVAVGLSACSPDDNGPDGPETEIPDTPENPDDGNEPENPDNPDNPNPDPTGKTLIVYYSFTNNVHTIVTDLQTQIEADAVRIEPAEEGLDYAANNYAIGSALIQAIRNNPNDESSYPAIKSVDVNMADYDRIIIGAPLWWSNMAAPLQTYLFQHGSEMKGKSIGLIVSSASSGISGVESDAKRLIPEGNFLTPSLWIRSSQTSGCHSMIADWLNEIN from the coding sequence ATGAAAAAGTTTCTGTATCTACTATTTGCCGCTTTTGTAGCGGTGGGATTGAGCGCCTGCTCTCCCGATGACAACGGACCTGATGGCCCGGAAACCGAAATCCCGGATACGCCGGAAAATCCGGATGATGGCAATGAACCGGAAAATCCGGACAACCCCGACAATCCCAACCCCGACCCTACGGGCAAGACGCTGATTGTGTATTACAGTTTCACGAATAATGTACATACTATCGTGACCGATTTGCAAACACAAATAGAGGCGGATGCGGTAAGAATAGAACCTGCTGAAGAAGGGCTCGACTATGCCGCAAACAATTACGCTATCGGCAGCGCGCTGATTCAGGCTATCCGGAACAATCCGAATGATGAGAGTTCTTATCCGGCTATCAAATCCGTAGATGTGAATATGGCTGATTATGACAGAATTATCATAGGAGCACCGTTATGGTGGAGCAATATGGCAGCCCCACTGCAAACATACCTGTTCCAACACGGCAGTGAAATGAAAGGGAAAAGCATTGGCCTGATAGTATCGAGCGCAAGCAGTGGAATCAGTGGGGTTGAGTCGGATGCCAAACGACTTATCCCGGAAGGAAATTTCCTTACTCCGAGCCTGTGGATACGTTCATCCCAAACATCCGGATGCCACTCGATGATTGCAGACTGGTTGAATGAAATCAATTAA